The Chryseobacterium sp. 52 genome includes a region encoding these proteins:
- a CDS encoding 2-isopropylmalate synthase, translating to MNSEKIEIFDTTLRDGEQVPGCKLNTKQKLIIAERLDKLGIDIIEAGFPISSPGDFESVSEISKLVKNAKVCGLTRANKKDIDVAAEALRYAKRPRIHTGIGTSDSHIKYKFNSTREEILERAAEAVKYAKSYVEDVEFYAEDAGRTDNAYLAKVCEEVIKAGATVLNIPDTTGYCLPEEYGQKIKYLMENVKGIEKAVLSCHCHNDLGLATANSIAGAVNGARQIECTINGLGERAGNTALEEVVMILKQHKDLNFHTDINSKMLNEMSLMVSDLMGMPVQPNKAIVGANAFAHSSGIHQDGVIKNRETYEIIDPAEVGVNASSIILTARSGRSALAYRFKHIGYDITKNELDYLYQEFLKIADMKKEVKNDDLYMIMETCSRKIG from the coding sequence ATGAATTCCGAAAAGATTGAAATTTTTGATACTACGCTGAGGGATGGGGAACAGGTTCCCGGATGTAAACTGAATACAAAACAAAAGCTGATCATTGCCGAAAGGTTGGATAAGCTAGGGATTGATATTATAGAAGCTGGTTTTCCGATTTCAAGTCCCGGAGATTTTGAATCTGTTTCAGAAATTTCGAAACTGGTAAAAAATGCCAAAGTATGCGGACTGACAAGAGCTAATAAAAAAGATATAGATGTAGCCGCAGAAGCATTAAGATATGCCAAAAGGCCACGTATTCATACCGGAATCGGAACTTCTGATTCTCATATTAAATATAAATTCAATTCAACCCGTGAAGAGATTTTGGAGCGCGCTGCAGAAGCTGTAAAATATGCAAAAAGCTATGTAGAGGATGTTGAGTTTTATGCAGAAGATGCAGGAAGAACTGATAATGCTTACCTGGCAAAAGTCTGCGAAGAAGTCATAAAAGCAGGAGCTACAGTCTTAAACATTCCCGATACCACCGGATATTGTCTTCCTGAAGAATATGGTCAGAAAATAAAATATCTGATGGAAAATGTAAAAGGTATTGAAAAAGCAGTTCTTTCATGTCATTGTCATAATGATCTGGGATTAGCTACTGCCAATTCAATTGCAGGAGCGGTTAACGGGGCACGACAGATCGAATGTACAATCAACGGATTAGGCGAAAGAGCTGGAAATACGGCTTTGGAAGAAGTCGTGATGATCCTGAAGCAGCATAAAGACTTAAACTTTCATACAGATATCAATTCCAAAATGCTTAATGAAATGAGTCTGATGGTTTCCGACTTGATGGGAATGCCCGTGCAACCGAATAAAGCTATTGTCGGGGCCAATGCATTTGCTCACAGCTCGGGAATTCACCAGGACGGCGTCATTAAAAACAGAGAAACGTATGAAATTATAGATCCTGCGGAAGTAGGAGTCAATGCTTCGTCGATTATCCTTACCGCCAGAAGTGGACGTTCTGCATTGGCTTATCGTTTTAAACACATTGGATATGATATTACCAAAAACGAACTGGACTATCTGTATCAGGAGTTTTTAAAAATTGCTGATATGAAAAAAGAAGTGAAGAACGATGATCTGTATATGATCATGGAAACATGCAGCCGGAAAATCGGATAG
- the leuC gene encoding 3-isopropylmalate dehydratase large subunit, which produces MDNNKKTLFDKVWDAHVVDTVPDGPQIIYIDKHLIHEVTSPQAFAELEARNLEVFRPKQIVATADHNVPTLNQEQPIRDELSRNQVEQLTENCKKNNIELFGLGHHYQGIIHIIAPELGITQPGMSIVCGDSHTSTHGAFGAIAFGIGTSQVAQVFASQCLLLNKPKSMRITVNGKLNENVQPKDVILYIISKIGTDGGTGYFCEYAGNVFEEMSMEGRMTVCNMSIEMGARGGMIAPDETTFDYVKGKAFAPKGEEWTDKQAYWEILTTDEDAVFDKELSFDASEIFPMITYGTNPGMGISVNEVIPVPQNESEEKALHYMGLKAGQKVSGITVHHVFIGSCTNARIEDFRSAAQYIKGKNKSDNVTALIVPGSQQVVKQIYEEGLDKIFNDAGFQIRQPGCSACLAMNDDKIPEGEYCVSTSNRNFEGRQGQGARTILASPLTAAKAAIEGKISAFESLN; this is translated from the coding sequence ATGGACAACAATAAAAAGACACTTTTTGATAAAGTCTGGGATGCCCACGTCGTAGACACCGTTCCGGATGGGCCGCAGATTATTTATATTGACAAGCATCTGATCCATGAGGTAACCAGTCCTCAGGCTTTTGCAGAACTTGAAGCCAGAAATCTGGAAGTTTTCAGGCCAAAGCAGATTGTGGCTACGGCAGATCATAATGTTCCGACGCTTAATCAGGAGCAGCCGATTCGGGACGAATTATCCAGAAATCAGGTAGAACAGTTGACAGAGAACTGCAAAAAAAATAATATTGAATTATTCGGATTAGGACACCATTATCAGGGCATTATACATATCATCGCTCCTGAACTGGGGATTACACAGCCCGGAATGAGTATTGTTTGCGGAGACAGCCATACTTCCACGCATGGTGCTTTTGGAGCTATTGCCTTTGGTATAGGAACAAGCCAGGTGGCGCAGGTTTTTGCCAGTCAGTGCCTGTTGCTCAACAAACCTAAATCTATGAGGATTACGGTCAACGGAAAGCTAAATGAAAATGTTCAGCCGAAAGATGTTATTCTTTATATTATTTCTAAAATCGGCACGGATGGCGGCACGGGTTATTTCTGTGAATACGCCGGAAATGTATTTGAAGAAATGTCTATGGAAGGAAGGATGACTGTTTGCAATATGAGTATTGAAATGGGAGCACGAGGCGGAATGATTGCGCCTGACGAAACTACTTTTGACTATGTAAAAGGAAAAGCTTTTGCTCCGAAAGGAGAGGAGTGGACAGATAAACAAGCCTATTGGGAAATTTTGACAACTGATGAAGATGCTGTTTTTGATAAAGAACTGTCGTTTGATGCATCAGAAATTTTTCCAATGATCACTTATGGTACCAATCCTGGAATGGGAATTTCAGTGAACGAAGTGATTCCCGTTCCCCAGAATGAATCCGAAGAAAAAGCTCTTCATTATATGGGGCTAAAAGCCGGACAGAAAGTTTCAGGCATTACCGTACATCACGTATTCATTGGCAGCTGCACGAATGCAAGAATAGAAGATTTCCGGTCTGCAGCACAGTATATTAAAGGAAAAAATAAATCTGATAATGTAACAGCCCTTATTGTTCCGGGCTCACAACAGGTGGTAAAACAGATTTATGAAGAAGGTCTGGATAAGATTTTTAATGATGCAGGATTCCAGATCCGTCAGCCCGGATGTTCAGCCTGTCTGGCGATGAATGATGATAAGATTCCGGAAGGGGAATACTGTGTCTCCACTTCAAACAGGAATTTTGAAGGAAGACAGGGACAGGGAGCGAGAACGATTCTTGCAAGCCCGCTAACGGCGGCAAAAGCAGCCATTGAAGGAAAAATATCAGCTTTTGAAAGCTTAAACTAA
- the leuD gene encoding 3-isopropylmalate dehydratase small subunit, with protein MQKLTHINSSAVPLPAENIDTDQIIPARFLKSIDRKGFGENLFRDWRFNIHTGEPNPDFVLNNPEYSGEILVAGNNFGCGSSREHAAWSLTDYGFKVIVSSYFADIFKGNALNNGLLPVKVSEEFLKNILQHITENPESEIHVDVEQQTISFNGKTETFELDSYKKICLLNGYDDIDFLISKKQVIQQFELKTQKYEQQLF; from the coding sequence ATGCAAAAATTAACACATATAAACTCCAGCGCAGTTCCTTTACCTGCAGAAAATATTGATACCGACCAGATCATTCCTGCCAGATTTTTGAAAAGTATTGACAGAAAAGGCTTTGGAGAAAATCTCTTCAGAGACTGGAGGTTTAATATCCATACAGGTGAACCGAACCCTGATTTTGTTTTAAATAATCCTGAATACAGCGGCGAAATCCTGGTGGCCGGAAATAATTTCGGATGTGGGAGCAGCAGGGAGCATGCAGCCTGGTCTCTGACAGATTATGGCTTTAAAGTAATTGTCTCCAGTTATTTTGCCGATATTTTTAAAGGGAACGCTCTGAACAACGGACTCCTTCCGGTAAAAGTTTCCGAAGAGTTTTTGAAAAATATTTTACAGCATATTACAGAAAACCCCGAATCGGAGATTCATGTTGATGTAGAACAGCAAACCATCAGTTTTAATGGAAAAACTGAAACTTTTGAACTTGATTCTTATAAAAAAATATGCCTTCTTAATGGCTATGACGATATTGATTTTTTGATCAGTAAAAAACAGGTGATACAACAATTTGAACTAAAAACACAAAAGTATGAGCAACAGTTATTTTAA
- the leuB gene encoding 3-isopropylmalate dehydrogenase, giving the protein MSNSYFKIAVLPGDGIGPEVVNESMKVLEAVAEVFQCKFQFSYGLMGAEAIFATGDPLPDETLRICKNSDAVLFGAIGDPVFDNNPDAKVRPEQGLLKLRKELGLYANIRPLQTYASLIDKSPLKREIIEGTDIQIFRELVSGIYFGEKFTDPDGKYAYDVCKYSVEDIIPIAHMAFKEAEKRKKKLTLIDKANVLDTSRLWRKVCQKIASQYPDVQLNYMFVDNAAMQLVLNPKQFDVILTENMFGDIISDEASVIGGSIGLLPSASIGEENALFEPIHGSYPQAKGKGIANPVASILSTAMMLDYLELHEAADKLKRAVEHAIENRYVTVDLNTEQHYSTSEVGSFIADYIKYSEKSYYNFENIKIGKSTIV; this is encoded by the coding sequence ATGAGCAACAGTTATTTTAAAATAGCGGTTCTTCCCGGCGACGGGATTGGTCCGGAAGTAGTGAATGAAAGTATGAAAGTATTAGAGGCTGTAGCTGAAGTATTTCAGTGTAAGTTTCAGTTTTCTTACGGGCTGATGGGGGCCGAAGCTATTTTTGCAACAGGCGATCCGTTGCCTGACGAAACATTGAGGATATGCAAAAATTCCGATGCGGTTTTGTTCGGAGCCATTGGTGATCCGGTTTTTGACAATAATCCCGATGCAAAAGTAAGGCCTGAACAGGGACTTTTAAAACTCCGTAAAGAATTGGGATTATACGCGAATATCAGACCTTTGCAAACCTATGCTTCACTGATTGACAAAAGTCCTTTAAAAAGAGAAATCATTGAAGGAACGGATATTCAGATCTTCAGAGAGTTGGTGAGCGGTATTTATTTTGGCGAAAAGTTTACGGATCCGGATGGTAAATATGCTTATGATGTCTGTAAATATAGCGTTGAAGATATTATTCCCATTGCGCATATGGCTTTTAAAGAAGCAGAAAAAAGAAAAAAGAAACTTACACTGATAGATAAAGCGAATGTTTTGGATACTTCAAGGTTGTGGCGGAAAGTCTGTCAGAAAATTGCCTCTCAATATCCTGACGTACAGCTGAATTATATGTTTGTGGACAATGCGGCCATGCAGCTGGTTCTTAATCCGAAGCAGTTTGATGTTATCCTGACCGAAAATATGTTCGGAGATATTATTTCCGATGAAGCCAGTGTTATTGGTGGATCTATCGGGCTTCTTCCTTCTGCATCGATAGGTGAAGAAAACGCGCTGTTTGAACCCATTCACGGTTCTTATCCCCAGGCTAAGGGAAAAGGTATTGCCAATCCTGTAGCCTCTATTTTAAGTACAGCCATGATGCTTGATTATCTTGAACTTCATGAAGCCGCAGATAAATTGAAAAGGGCAGTGGAACATGCTATAGAGAACAGATATGTTACAGTAGACCTTAATACGGAACAGCATTATTCTACCAGTGAAGTAGGAAGTTTTATCGCGGATTATATTAAATATTCCGAGAAATCATATTACAATTTTGAAAATATCAAGATTGGGAAATCCACCATCGTATGA
- a CDS encoding DUF4230 domain-containing protein: MRNYKVIISFAAGILVMLILFFGLKSCLNLGGKTEKSDYYILTNQISRMNKMVVMEQNISSMQKTKMGYEMFGKEVSNNSIITYTKTNAQVSYDLNKMKMEVDSINKKLVITELPDADIRITPSVEIQSLDDSFFNRISEKDIKNVTQKAKETAVQSIDQNQLRTEGRKQLMENLNNIFVLAKALDYTIEDKTGKLGVLGL, translated from the coding sequence TTGAGAAATTATAAAGTAATCATATCATTTGCAGCGGGAATTCTCGTTATGCTGATTCTATTCTTCGGTCTTAAATCATGTTTAAATCTTGGTGGGAAGACGGAAAAATCAGACTATTATATTCTGACCAACCAGATATCCAGAATGAATAAAATGGTGGTGATGGAACAGAATATTTCCAGCATGCAGAAAACCAAGATGGGTTATGAAATGTTTGGAAAAGAGGTTTCAAACAACAGTATTATTACTTATACCAAAACCAATGCGCAGGTTTCTTATGACCTTAACAAAATGAAAATGGAAGTAGATTCCATCAATAAAAAGTTAGTCATTACCGAACTGCCCGATGCCGATATAAGAATTACCCCCAGCGTTGAAATTCAGTCTCTGGATGATTCTTTTTTCAACAGAATTTCTGAAAAGGACATTAAAAATGTGACCCAAAAAGCCAAAGAAACGGCCGTTCAGTCTATTGACCAGAACCAGTTGAGAACTGAAGGACGCAAACAATTAATGGAAAATCTTAACAATATTTTCGTTTTGGCAAAAGCTTTGGATTATACTATAGAAGATAAGACCGGCAAGCTCGGTGTTTTAGGACTCTAA
- a CDS encoding TlpA family protein disulfide reductase, translating into MKKFITNIVAVSSLVLASQQFSAQKVVMNREVETQNDGKMLLGNQLKDQFLKAPYADWYVKEHDEYAIDQKAVGELRKAKFNTYSLVVFMGTWCEDSHRDFPRLMKILEELKYPDNKLSIIAVNRKKESPTGDEVRYNIQKVPTIIVEKYGKEIGRIIEMPTSGYIERDLVEILKKDDSSVIKEIFNK; encoded by the coding sequence ATGAAAAAATTTATTACAAATATTGTTGCCGTTTCAAGCCTTGTTTTGGCTTCACAGCAGTTCAGCGCCCAAAAAGTGGTGATGAACCGTGAAGTGGAGACTCAGAATGATGGTAAAATGCTTTTGGGAAACCAGCTGAAAGATCAGTTTTTAAAAGCACCTTATGCAGACTGGTATGTGAAAGAGCATGACGAATATGCTATTGACCAGAAAGCAGTAGGTGAATTAAGAAAAGCCAAGTTCAATACGTATTCCTTAGTTGTTTTTATGGGAACCTGGTGTGAAGACAGTCACAGAGATTTTCCAAGACTGATGAAGATCTTAGAAGAATTAAAATACCCGGACAACAAACTTTCAATTATTGCTGTCAACCGTAAAAAAGAATCTCCTACCGGAGATGAGGTGCGTTATAATATTCAGAAAGTCCCTACTATTATCGTAGAAAAATACGGTAAAGAGATTGGAAGAATCATAGAAATGCCTACCAGCGGATATATTGAAAGAGATCTGGTAGAAATTCTGAAAAAAGATGACAGTTCTGTAATCAAAGAAATTTTTAACAAATAA
- a CDS encoding nucleoside triphosphate pyrophosphohydrolase family protein: MDKIDSLNQVAEFHTTFKAPILDTPQIPSQERCNLRVELLQEELNELKQAIADNDIVEIADALCDLQYVLSGAVLEFGLGSKFVELFNEVQRSNMSKACDNEEQAEETVAFYKEKEVESFYEKSGEKFNVYRQADHKVLKNKYYSPADLKTIIEK, from the coding sequence ATGGATAAAATTGACAGTCTGAACCAAGTTGCAGAATTCCACACTACTTTTAAAGCCCCTATTTTAGATACCCCACAAATACCTTCTCAGGAAAGATGCAACCTTAGAGTTGAACTTTTACAGGAAGAATTAAATGAATTAAAGCAAGCTATTGCTGACAATGATATTGTAGAAATTGCTGATGCTTTGTGTGATCTTCAGTATGTTTTAAGCGGCGCGGTTCTTGAATTCGGACTTGGCAGTAAATTTGTAGAGCTATTCAACGAAGTACAGCGTTCCAATATGTCTAAAGCCTGCGACAATGAAGAACAGGCAGAGGAAACTGTAGCATTTTACAAAGAAAAAGAAGTAGAATCTTTTTATGAAAAGTCGGGAGAGAAGTTTAATGTCTACAGACAGGCAGACCATAAAGTTCTTAAGAATAAGTACTACTCCCCTGCAGATTTAAAAACAATTATCGAAAAATAA
- a CDS encoding glycohydrolase toxin TNT-related protein, translating into MKHLFKYTLFLAVTLFSIACSSDREEEIDITTGAVTHVFYKTADEFALTYDTAGTVSQAIRNQAFDLYKLGKWSDLEALFTANNLNGGWPPANGGYNIYDDVSFQAGQKFDRYSGAIGNYDGTGTPTLAGSFTSPIINGYVYTFSQRALNQPENKYDFYYEIDVLNNLLPFKSQVADVIPWFNQVGGGKQTMWKIPIDVATGYQKTWNKLAQEGYIKITIKKSPSGKYNNVVGTVIQQ; encoded by the coding sequence ATGAAACATTTATTTAAGTACACTCTTTTTCTGGCAGTGACACTTTTTTCAATTGCCTGTAGCTCCGACAGAGAGGAGGAAATAGACATCACAACGGGAGCTGTTACCCATGTCTTTTACAAAACCGCTGATGAATTTGCTTTAACCTATGATACCGCCGGAACGGTAAGTCAGGCAATCAGAAATCAGGCATTTGATTTATATAAACTGGGAAAATGGAGCGATCTGGAAGCACTCTTTACTGCTAATAATCTGAATGGCGGATGGCCTCCTGCAAACGGAGGATACAATATCTATGACGATGTTTCGTTTCAGGCCGGACAAAAATTTGACCGATACAGCGGGGCTATCGGAAATTATGACGGAACCGGAACTCCTACGCTAGCAGGCAGTTTCACAAGTCCGATAATCAATGGATATGTTTATACTTTTTCACAAAGGGCTTTAAATCAACCTGAAAACAAGTATGATTTTTATTATGAAATAGATGTGTTGAATAATTTACTACCTTTCAAATCTCAAGTTGCTGACGTAATTCCCTGGTTTAATCAAGTTGGCGGCGGTAAACAAACCATGTGGAAAATTCCAATCGATGTTGCAACAGGATATCAGAAAACATGGAATAAACTGGCACAGGAAGGATATATAAAAATCACCATTAAGAAAAGCCCAAGCGGAAAATACAATAACGTGGTAGGTACTGTTATTCAGCAATAA
- a CDS encoding zinc-dependent metalloprotease — MKKQLLMIGMLAIAGATSAQTDRLWTQASLQKSAEVLENKTGINNPRIFSLDINGLKNALSTAPKRLITEQKSEIIISFPNSEGKMENFKVTENSNFDPALAARYPDIKSYVGQGLTDPSSTVYFSISPLGLSSMEIYGDKSAVFIEPYTKDLSTYVAYKKSDKKENLNTFECTVVDEVHKMAPNIAGKPNADDSKLRTFRLALSCTGEYTSYFGGTKANALAAMNNTMTRVNGVFEKDFAVRMVLIANNDVLIYTNASTDPYSPSASKSKWNLELQNNLTGTIGNPAYDIGHLFGATGGGGNSGCLSCVCVDDTASTTDKNKGSGITSPNDGIPSGDTFDIDFVAHEIGHQFGANHTYSHTSDGSNFRMEPGSGSTIMGYAGITNQDIQPHSDPFFHAISIKQVTDYVKSTTCAAITNTGNTIPTANAGLDYTIPKGTPFMLTGTGTDADGDSLTYIWEQMDSAPLSQTGSSSAANATKTSGPTFRSWTPTASPVRYFPRMASILTGATTTAGSEITVEALSSVARTLNFRLTVRDNRAGGSGNNSDDTKITVNGTAGPFVITSQSSAATYTGGSSQTITWNVAGTTANGVNAANVDILWSTDNGNTWTTLLAGTPNDGSQAVTIPNSATTTGRIMVKGSNHIFFDINNANIKVNASAAKAIQETKEIAADIKIYPNPVKDVLNISNTTSEDYKIFDMTGKVISSGKLERGSVNVSKLIKGAYIIQIGEITKRFIKS; from the coding sequence ATGAAAAAACAATTATTGATGATCGGGATGCTTGCAATAGCAGGTGCCACCTCTGCACAAACAGACCGTTTATGGACTCAGGCATCGCTACAAAAATCTGCTGAAGTACTTGAAAACAAAACCGGCATTAACAATCCCAGGATTTTCAGTCTTGACATCAACGGATTAAAGAATGCGCTTTCCACTGCCCCAAAAAGACTGATTACTGAACAGAAATCAGAAATCATTATTTCCTTCCCCAATTCCGAAGGGAAAATGGAAAATTTCAAGGTGACAGAAAATTCAAATTTTGATCCTGCGCTCGCCGCCAGATATCCTGATATAAAATCATACGTGGGACAGGGACTCACCGATCCCAGTTCAACAGTCTATTTCAGCATTTCCCCACTCGGCTTATCCTCAATGGAAATTTATGGTGACAAATCTGCCGTTTTCATCGAGCCCTACACCAAAGACCTGTCTACCTATGTAGCTTACAAAAAATCAGATAAAAAAGAAAATCTTAATACGTTTGAATGTACGGTTGTGGATGAGGTACATAAAATGGCTCCCAATATTGCCGGAAAACCCAATGCTGACGACTCTAAACTAAGAACATTCAGACTGGCTTTATCCTGTACCGGAGAATATACATCCTATTTCGGCGGAACCAAAGCCAATGCTCTGGCCGCTATGAACAACACGATGACCCGTGTCAACGGAGTATTTGAAAAAGACTTTGCGGTAAGAATGGTATTGATTGCCAATAATGATGTTTTAATTTACACCAACGCCTCTACAGATCCCTATTCTCCTTCTGCATCAAAAAGCAAATGGAATCTGGAATTACAAAATAACTTAACAGGCACCATAGGAAATCCCGCATACGATATTGGACATTTATTTGGCGCCACAGGAGGAGGAGGAAACTCGGGCTGTCTTAGTTGCGTCTGTGTAGACGATACCGCATCAACTACAGATAAAAATAAAGGAAGCGGAATTACCTCACCAAACGACGGCATTCCTTCCGGAGATACTTTTGACATTGATTTTGTGGCCCACGAAATAGGCCATCAGTTCGGTGCCAATCATACCTATTCCCATACAAGCGATGGATCAAATTTCCGCATGGAACCAGGTTCAGGATCTACCATCATGGGCTATGCAGGAATTACAAACCAGGATATCCAGCCTCATTCAGATCCTTTCTTCCATGCAATCAGTATTAAGCAGGTGACCGATTATGTCAAGAGTACAACTTGTGCTGCAATTACCAATACGGGAAATACTATTCCTACCGCTAATGCAGGTTTAGATTATACTATTCCCAAAGGCACTCCATTTATGTTAACAGGAACAGGAACCGATGCAGATGGAGATTCTCTGACGTATATTTGGGAACAGATGGACAGCGCTCCACTTTCACAAACAGGTAGCAGTTCTGCTGCAAACGCAACCAAAACATCAGGTCCTACGTTCAGATCCTGGACCCCTACCGCTTCCCCGGTACGTTATTTCCCAAGAATGGCCTCTATTCTTACAGGAGCGACTACCACAGCGGGATCAGAAATTACTGTAGAAGCTTTATCTTCTGTAGCCAGAACACTGAATTTCAGATTAACAGTCCGTGATAACAGAGCCGGAGGTTCTGGAAATAATTCTGATGATACAAAGATTACAGTTAATGGAACTGCAGGACCATTCGTTATAACTTCACAAAGTTCTGCCGCCACTTACACTGGTGGTAGCTCGCAGACGATTACCTGGAATGTGGCAGGAACAACAGCCAATGGGGTAAACGCAGCCAACGTAGATATTCTTTGGTCAACGGACAATGGAAACACCTGGACTACCCTTCTTGCAGGCACACCAAATGACGGATCCCAGGCTGTAACTATTCCTAATTCGGCGACAACTACAGGGAGAATTATGGTGAAAGGATCCAATCATATTTTCTTTGATATCAATAATGCAAACATTAAAGTAAATGCAAGCGCAGCAAAAGCAATTCAGGAAACTAAAGAAATAGCTGCTGATATAAAAATATACCCTAATCCCGTAAAAGACGTTCTGAATATTTCCAATACAACATCTGAAGATTACAAGATCTTCGATATGACCGGAAAGGTTATCAGTTCAGGGAAACTGGAAAGAGGCAGCGTGAATGTAAGCAAACTGATCAAAGGCGCATACATAATCCAGATTGGAGAAATCACCAAAAGATTTATAAAAAGCTAA